The following are encoded together in the Kribbella voronezhensis genome:
- a CDS encoding ABC transporter permease, translated as MASITGSVEIRVRKPRRTVIAGVLVVGWVAAWFVLSGVDTLTIGGQETTALHRWLTEHRDFLGRGNAFFDAIRIAVDHLVVLLQNVLSQPAYGRPVPVVGWLGVVAIAAYLAWAFGNWKVAVLAAAGLTFVGLQGLWQESMDTLSLTIAAVALSLLVGIPLGIWAGLSNRAFKVATLILDLMQTLPTFVYLAPLTLFFAIGPAAATIATLIYAAPPVVRLTAHAIRSVPAESVEAARSLGSTGGQTLFKVLLPMSRSTVVVGINQTIMAALSMVTVAALIDAPGLGQTVLKALQTLDVGVAFNAGLAIVVIAIVLDRVTTAAGDRPWRTASVRRRVLLAAGGLAVLVAVWFSRTYVWAAEFPTDVGVGSRIAVTATDVTTWGQDVFGGFTYGVRDAVTEGLLNPLEALLTESPWWLVTVVIVALAAVLGSWRSAVPAAVCLGLLVATGVWHDGMVTLASTLLATVVVVAVGIVLGVWTGRNQRADSWLRPVLDAGQTMPPFVYLVPFLALFGTSRFTAIAAAVVFAVPVTTKIVADGIRAVPVATVEAANSVGSSSWQVISKVQLPVARRAITLAVNQGLIYVLSMVVVGGLVGAGALGYDVAAGFAQSELYGKGLAAGLAIVLLGVMLDRITQAAARRTRKFS; from the coding sequence ATGGCCTCCATCACCGGCTCGGTCGAGATCCGGGTCCGCAAACCACGCCGTACGGTCATCGCCGGCGTCCTGGTGGTCGGCTGGGTGGCGGCCTGGTTCGTGCTGAGCGGGGTCGACACGCTCACGATCGGCGGCCAGGAGACCACCGCACTGCACCGCTGGCTGACCGAGCACCGGGACTTCCTGGGCCGCGGCAATGCCTTCTTCGACGCGATCCGGATCGCGGTCGACCACCTGGTCGTCCTCTTGCAGAACGTGCTGTCCCAACCGGCGTACGGACGCCCCGTGCCGGTGGTCGGCTGGCTCGGCGTGGTGGCCATCGCGGCGTACCTGGCGTGGGCCTTCGGTAACTGGAAGGTCGCTGTGCTCGCAGCCGCCGGGCTCACCTTCGTCGGGCTGCAGGGGTTGTGGCAGGAGAGCATGGACACGCTCTCGCTCACGATCGCGGCCGTCGCGCTCTCGCTGCTGGTCGGTATCCCGCTCGGGATCTGGGCCGGCCTGTCGAACCGTGCGTTCAAGGTCGCCACGCTGATCCTCGACCTGATGCAGACGCTCCCGACGTTCGTGTACCTCGCACCGCTGACCCTGTTCTTCGCGATCGGCCCGGCGGCGGCGACCATCGCGACCCTGATCTACGCGGCGCCGCCGGTCGTCCGGCTGACCGCGCACGCGATCCGTTCGGTACCCGCCGAGAGCGTCGAGGCCGCTCGCTCGCTCGGCTCCACCGGTGGGCAGACCCTGTTCAAAGTGCTGCTGCCGATGTCGCGCAGCACGGTCGTCGTCGGGATCAACCAGACGATCATGGCCGCCCTGTCGATGGTCACGGTGGCCGCGCTGATCGATGCGCCCGGTCTCGGGCAGACCGTCCTGAAGGCGCTGCAGACCCTCGACGTCGGCGTAGCGTTCAACGCCGGTCTCGCGATCGTCGTGATCGCGATCGTGCTCGACCGCGTGACCACCGCGGCCGGTGACCGACCATGGCGTACTGCGAGCGTGCGCCGCCGCGTGCTGCTCGCCGCTGGCGGTCTTGCCGTGCTGGTGGCGGTGTGGTTCTCCCGGACTTACGTATGGGCCGCCGAGTTCCCCACTGACGTCGGTGTCGGCTCGCGGATCGCGGTGACTGCGACAGACGTGACGACCTGGGGCCAGGACGTGTTCGGTGGGTTCACGTACGGCGTACGCGACGCTGTCACCGAGGGGCTCCTCAATCCGCTGGAAGCCTTGCTCACAGAGTCGCCGTGGTGGCTTGTCACCGTGGTCATCGTGGCGCTGGCCGCGGTGCTCGGGAGTTGGCGCAGCGCGGTACCGGCTGCTGTCTGTCTTGGCCTGCTGGTCGCGACCGGCGTCTGGCACGACGGCATGGTCACGCTCGCCTCCACGCTGCTGGCGACCGTCGTAGTGGTTGCTGTGGGCATCGTCCTCGGCGTGTGGACCGGGCGGAACCAGCGGGCCGACAGTTGGTTGCGACCCGTGCTCGACGCGGGGCAGACGATGCCGCCGTTCGTGTACCTCGTTCCGTTCCTCGCGCTGTTCGGCACCAGCCGGTTCACCGCGATCGCGGCCGCGGTGGTGTTCGCCGTACCGGTCACCACCAAGATCGTTGCCGATGGCATCCGGGCCGTCCCGGTCGCGACGGTCGAGGCGGCCAACTCGGTCGGCTCCAGCAGCTGGCAGGTGATCAGTAAGGTGCAACTGCCGGTCGCCCGGCGGGCGATCACCCTGGCGGTCAACCAGGGCCTGATCTACGTGCTGTCCATGGTCGTCGTCGGCGGCCTGGTCGGCGCGGGCGCACTCGGGTACGACGTGGCCGCCGGCTTCGCGCAGAGTGAGCTCTACGGCAAGGGTCTGGCGGCCGGGCTGGCGATCGTGCTGCTCGGTGTCATGCTCGACCGGATCACGCAGGCCGCGGCCCGCCGTACCAGGAAGTTCAGCTGA
- a CDS encoding group II truncated hemoglobin, with protein MTTPTVYEWAGGVEALRRLTEVFYDRVLEDPLLASVFAHMSDKHREHVAIWLGEVFGGPKTYTDELGGYPAMLSHHLNLGLTEEQRARWAALIAASADPAGLPDDPEFRSAFVAYIEWGTRIALANSQPGATPPPQAPVPRWGWGEAPPYQPS; from the coding sequence ATGACGACACCGACGGTGTACGAGTGGGCCGGTGGGGTGGAAGCGCTCAGGCGGCTGACCGAGGTGTTCTACGACAGGGTGCTGGAGGATCCGCTGCTCGCGTCGGTGTTCGCGCACATGAGCGACAAGCACCGCGAGCACGTGGCGATCTGGCTGGGCGAGGTGTTCGGCGGTCCCAAGACGTACACCGACGAGCTCGGCGGCTATCCCGCGATGCTGTCCCACCACCTGAATCTCGGCCTGACCGAGGAGCAACGCGCTCGCTGGGCAGCGCTGATCGCCGCCAGCGCCGACCCAGCCGGCCTGCCGGACGATCCCGAGTTCCGGTCGGCGTTTGTCGCCTACATCGAGTGGGGCACCCGCATCGCCCTGGCCAACTCCCAGCCGGGCGCGACCCCACCACCACAGGCTCCGGTCCCGAGGTGGGGCTGGGGCGAGGCTCCGCCGTACCAGCCCTCGTGA
- a CDS encoding siderophore-interacting protein — protein sequence MSNPAPRNRRAKLAVVRRSERITPHMIRLVLSCDEFVDNGTTDHYVKLLFPKPGVTYPEPLDMGVVREQFPAEQWPTMRTYTVRNWDEAARELTIDFVYHGDEGIAGPWAAGAQPGDKLWFNGPGGGYAPNPDAEWHLLVGDESALPAIGAAIEQLAPGAKAKVFVEVEDETEEQKLDGPGEVDLTWFHRTGTRGENLVRAVEELEFRSDDVHVFVHGEAGFVTQLRRHLHTDRGLPRDRVSISGYWRLGKNEDGWQAEKAEISRKEREAAGA from the coding sequence GTGAGCAACCCCGCACCCCGTAACCGCCGCGCGAAGCTGGCGGTCGTCCGCCGGAGCGAGCGGATCACTCCGCACATGATCCGGCTGGTGCTGAGCTGCGACGAGTTCGTCGACAACGGGACCACCGACCACTACGTCAAACTGCTCTTCCCCAAGCCCGGCGTGACCTATCCGGAACCGCTCGACATGGGCGTGGTCCGCGAGCAGTTCCCGGCCGAGCAATGGCCGACGATGCGCACCTACACCGTCCGGAACTGGGACGAGGCCGCGCGTGAGCTGACGATCGACTTCGTCTATCACGGCGACGAGGGGATCGCGGGGCCGTGGGCTGCCGGCGCTCAGCCCGGTGACAAGCTCTGGTTCAACGGTCCGGGCGGCGGGTACGCGCCGAACCCCGACGCCGAGTGGCACCTGCTGGTCGGCGACGAGAGCGCGCTGCCGGCGATCGGTGCCGCGATCGAGCAACTCGCGCCCGGTGCGAAGGCGAAGGTCTTCGTCGAGGTCGAGGACGAGACCGAGGAGCAGAAGCTCGACGGCCCCGGCGAGGTCGACCTGACCTGGTTCCATCGCACCGGCACCCGCGGCGAGAACCTGGTTCGTGCGGTCGAGGAGCTCGAGTTCCGCTCCGACGACGTCCACGTCTTCGTCCACGGCGAAGCCGGTTTCGTCACCCAGCTCCGCCGCCACCTGCACACCGATCGCGGTCTGCCCCGCGACCGCGTCTCGATCTCCGGCTACTGGCGCCTCGGCAAGAACGAGGACGGCTGGCAGGCCGAGAAGGCCGAGATCTCCCGCAAGGAACGCGAAGCCGCCGGCGCCTGA
- a CDS encoding ABC transporter substrate-binding protein has protein sequence MTNKLLRSAGVLTALALALTACGGAKVGDAQKPAASGKACGTVNLTVSPWVGYEANAAVVAYVATKDLGCKVVKKNLKEEIAWQGFSTGEIDVNLENWGHEDLKKKYITDQKVAVEAGLTGNKGVIGWYLPPWLAAAHPELTDWKTLNKNAAMFKTSESGGKGQLLDGDPSFVTNDEALVKNLKLDYKVVYAGSETALIQAFRDAEKNKKPVIGYFYEPQWFFNELKLVKVNLPPYKAGCDAVPEKVACDYPAYALDKIVSKKFADSGSPAYDLVKNFSWTNDDQNQVAKYIAEDKLSPDAAAQKWVEANRSKVDAWLGK, from the coding sequence GTGACGAACAAGCTGCTGCGCTCGGCCGGTGTGCTGACCGCGCTCGCGCTCGCGCTGACCGCGTGTGGGGGTGCGAAGGTCGGCGACGCGCAGAAGCCGGCCGCGAGCGGCAAGGCCTGCGGCACCGTCAACCTGACGGTGAGCCCGTGGGTCGGGTACGAGGCGAACGCGGCCGTCGTCGCCTACGTGGCGACCAAGGACCTCGGCTGCAAGGTGGTGAAGAAGAACCTCAAGGAAGAGATCGCCTGGCAGGGCTTCAGCACCGGCGAGATCGACGTGAACCTGGAGAACTGGGGTCACGAGGACCTGAAGAAGAAGTACATCACCGACCAGAAGGTCGCCGTCGAGGCGGGCCTGACCGGCAACAAGGGCGTCATCGGCTGGTACCTGCCGCCGTGGCTCGCGGCCGCGCACCCGGAGCTGACCGACTGGAAGACGCTGAACAAGAACGCCGCGATGTTCAAGACGTCGGAGTCCGGCGGCAAGGGCCAGTTGCTGGACGGCGACCCGTCGTTCGTCACCAACGACGAGGCGCTGGTGAAGAACCTCAAGCTGGACTACAAGGTCGTGTACGCCGGCAGCGAGACCGCGCTGATCCAGGCCTTCCGCGACGCGGAGAAGAACAAGAAGCCGGTGATCGGGTACTTCTACGAGCCGCAGTGGTTCTTCAACGAGCTCAAGCTGGTCAAGGTGAACCTGCCGCCGTACAAGGCCGGCTGCGACGCCGTACCGGAGAAGGTCGCCTGCGACTACCCGGCGTACGCGCTGGACAAGATCGTCTCGAAGAAGTTCGCCGACTCCGGCAGCCCGGCGTACGACCTGGTGAAGAACTTCAGCTGGACCAACGACGACCAGAACCAGGTCGCCAAGTACATCGCCGAGGACAAGCTGAGCCCGGACGCGGCCGCCCAGAAGTGGGTCGAGGCGAACCGCTCGAAGGTCGACGCCTGGCTCGGAAAGTAG
- a CDS encoding aminoglycoside phosphotransferase family protein codes for MREFVVPAGLRELHEEDAKHWLDALPELTTGYLDQWSLQLDGEPLYGAGSLVLPVRRRDATAAMLKLQPLNDENAGEALALRTWDGDGVVLVLEDDPATGTILLERLQPRMLSDVPDDQEATQLLAELLTRLSAVQAPPALRKLEDLTAAMLDEAPGQIPRLADRDEQNLVRRCAARLAELVGESGDRLLHWDLHYDNVMAAQREPWLVIDPKPLAGNPCFELFPALNNRWDDLVATGDLAKAIRRRFDLMVDVAGLDRDRAIGWTLGRILQNVLWDLEDGERGVEPAQVAIARALMNLRV; via the coding sequence TTGCGCGAGTTCGTAGTACCGGCGGGTCTCCGAGAGCTCCATGAGGAAGACGCCAAGCACTGGTTGGACGCGTTGCCGGAGCTGACCACCGGCTACCTCGACCAGTGGTCACTGCAACTCGACGGCGAACCCCTGTACGGCGCCGGCTCGCTGGTGCTCCCCGTGCGCCGCCGAGACGCCACTGCCGCGATGCTCAAGCTCCAACCGCTCAACGACGAGAACGCCGGCGAGGCACTCGCTCTGCGCACCTGGGACGGCGACGGCGTAGTACTGGTCCTGGAAGATGACCCGGCCACCGGCACCATCCTGCTCGAGCGCCTGCAGCCGAGGATGCTCAGCGACGTCCCAGACGACCAGGAGGCCACCCAGCTCCTGGCAGAGCTGCTGACCCGGCTCAGCGCAGTACAGGCTCCTCCTGCGCTCCGGAAGCTCGAAGACCTCACCGCCGCGATGCTGGACGAGGCGCCCGGGCAGATCCCGCGACTGGCTGACCGAGACGAGCAGAACCTCGTACGCCGGTGCGCTGCCCGGCTGGCCGAATTGGTAGGCGAGTCCGGTGATCGGCTGCTCCACTGGGATCTCCACTACGACAACGTGATGGCCGCCCAGCGGGAACCGTGGCTGGTGATCGACCCGAAGCCGCTCGCGGGCAACCCGTGCTTCGAGCTGTTCCCGGCGCTGAACAACCGCTGGGACGACCTCGTCGCGACCGGCGACCTGGCGAAGGCGATCCGGCGACGGTTCGACCTGATGGTCGACGTGGCCGGCCTGGACCGCGACCGGGCGATCGGCTGGACGCTCGGGCGGATCCTGCAGAACGTGCTCTGGGACCTCGAGGACGGCGAACGCGGGGTCGAGCCGGCTCAGGTCGCGATCGCCAGAGCCTTGATGAACCTCAGGGTCTGA
- a CDS encoding ArsR/SmtB family transcription factor: MDTIVSRSEVLARFGHALSDPTRTQVMLVLHEGPSYPAELAERIGVSRQSLSNHLACLRGCGLVVAEPEGRRTRYELADASLGTALAELLHVVLAVDPACCRPDAEGDCR, translated from the coding sequence GTGGACACGATCGTGAGCAGGAGTGAGGTGCTGGCCCGGTTCGGGCATGCGCTGTCGGATCCCACCCGCACGCAGGTGATGCTCGTGCTGCACGAGGGGCCGAGCTACCCGGCGGAGTTGGCCGAGCGCATCGGTGTCAGCCGGCAGTCCCTGTCGAACCACCTCGCCTGCCTGCGAGGCTGCGGTCTCGTCGTCGCGGAGCCAGAAGGCCGGCGTACCCGCTACGAGCTGGCAGACGCAAGCCTCGGTACGGCGCTCGCCGAGCTGCTGCACGTCGTACTGGCCGTCGACCCCGCCTGCTGCCGGCCTGACGCGGAAGGCGACTGTCGATGA
- a CDS encoding SAM-dependent methyltransferase → MTDMGVPEQEIPGVDPTKPSIARTYDYLLGGKDNFAVDRALGDKFINDLPGSRVIAFDNRGALIRAVREIVTSGVKQFIDLGSGLPTADNVHQIAQGHRPEAKVVYVDIDPVVLSHGRALLAENDFTTVIEGDLRDSEKIYQNPDLQALIDFDQPVAIILSAILHHVNDDEDPAGLVQFWVDRIPSGSYVFISHFRSEDDPRSAEMQQLLQGSLGRGRWRTDDELRALFGKELQILPPGLVPTAEWRPVTEPDELTDWQRLIAAALAIKP, encoded by the coding sequence ATGACAGACATGGGTGTGCCGGAGCAAGAGATTCCGGGGGTCGATCCGACCAAGCCGAGTATCGCGCGGACGTATGACTATCTGCTGGGTGGCAAGGACAACTTCGCCGTCGACCGGGCGCTCGGGGACAAGTTCATCAACGATCTGCCCGGGTCGCGGGTGATCGCCTTCGACAACCGCGGTGCGCTGATCCGTGCGGTGCGCGAGATCGTCACCAGTGGGGTCAAGCAGTTCATCGACCTCGGCAGTGGGTTGCCCACGGCGGACAACGTCCACCAGATCGCGCAGGGGCACCGGCCCGAGGCCAAGGTCGTGTACGTCGACATCGATCCCGTCGTGCTGAGCCACGGCCGCGCGCTGCTGGCCGAGAACGACTTCACCACCGTGATCGAGGGCGACCTGCGGGACTCGGAGAAGATCTACCAGAACCCCGACCTGCAGGCGCTGATCGACTTCGACCAGCCGGTCGCGATCATCCTCAGCGCGATCCTGCACCACGTGAACGACGACGAGGACCCGGCCGGGCTGGTCCAGTTCTGGGTCGACCGGATCCCCTCGGGCAGTTATGTGTTCATCAGCCACTTCCGCAGCGAGGACGATCCGCGGAGCGCGGAGATGCAGCAACTGCTGCAAGGGTCGCTGGGGCGTGGGCGGTGGCGAACCGACGACGAGTTGCGGGCGCTGTTCGGCAAGGAGCTGCAGATCCTGCCGCCCGGGCTGGTGCCGACGGCCGAATGGCGGCCCGTCACCGAGCCCGACGAGCTGACGGACTGGCAACGCCTGATCGCCGCCGCCCTCGCCATCAAGCCCTAG
- a CDS encoding cation transporter, with the protein MSEPDRAARPIELRMLPVAGEPVEAEERRKKLGRRAQLLAGASVTYNVIEAIVAISAGTVAGSVALVGFGLDSVVEVASGLIILWQFRHPLPETRERRALRLIALSFFGLAAYVTVESVRALLGRGEADTSGVGIGLAIASLVVMPLLSYAQRRTGKALSSNAVVADSTQTLLCTYLSAVLLLGLLLNATLGWYWADPIAGLVISAVALREGVQAWRGEGCCAPTTDGTATTCDDGCC; encoded by the coding sequence ATGAGCGAGCCGGACCGCGCGGCGCGTCCCATCGAGCTGCGAATGCTCCCGGTCGCTGGAGAGCCGGTCGAAGCGGAGGAGCGGCGCAAGAAGCTGGGGCGACGAGCGCAGCTGCTGGCCGGTGCGAGCGTTACCTACAACGTCATCGAGGCGATCGTTGCGATCTCGGCAGGGACGGTCGCGGGATCCGTTGCGCTGGTCGGGTTCGGGCTCGACTCGGTGGTGGAGGTGGCGAGCGGGCTGATCATCCTCTGGCAGTTCCGGCATCCACTGCCGGAGACGCGCGAGCGCCGGGCGCTGCGGCTGATCGCGCTGTCGTTCTTCGGTCTCGCCGCCTATGTGACGGTGGAATCCGTGCGCGCCCTGCTCGGCCGAGGCGAGGCCGACACGTCGGGGGTAGGTATCGGCCTGGCGATCGCCTCGCTCGTGGTGATGCCGTTGCTCTCCTACGCACAACGCCGTACCGGCAAGGCGCTGAGCTCCAACGCGGTAGTTGCCGACAGCACCCAAACTCTCCTGTGTACCTACCTGTCCGCAGTGCTTCTCCTCGGCCTGCTGCTCAATGCGACCCTCGGCTGGTACTGGGCCGATCCGATCGCCGGCCTGGTGATCTCGGCCGTCGCCCTCCGCGAGGGTGTCCAGGCCTGGCGCGGCGAAGGGTGCTGCGCGCCCACCACGGACGGCACGGCGACCACCTGCGACGACGGCTGCTGCTGA
- a CDS encoding ParA family protein → MIIVTAALKGGVGKTTTSVYLAALASSNRRTATLVDADPQGSAADWIADSDDDHLARIEIAEAPTERLLTKALDKVPPEGIGVVDMPPSHERLLNKALERARIVIIPTRVGGVETPRVRAVLDLVPKEVPVGLVICSARTYTRAYQETMQQYAAEEIPVWGTIPERVSITAGPTGPLAEDGLESYRKVWRKILAAARS, encoded by the coding sequence ATGATCATCGTGACAGCTGCACTGAAGGGCGGGGTCGGCAAGACAACCACGTCGGTGTACTTGGCCGCGCTGGCATCTTCCAACCGTCGCACCGCCACCCTGGTCGACGCCGATCCACAAGGCAGCGCTGCCGACTGGATCGCGGATTCCGACGACGACCACCTGGCCAGGATCGAGATCGCCGAGGCGCCGACCGAGCGCCTCCTGACCAAGGCACTGGACAAGGTGCCGCCCGAGGGCATCGGCGTCGTCGACATGCCCCCGTCGCACGAACGGCTGCTGAACAAGGCGCTCGAACGGGCCCGGATCGTCATCATCCCGACCCGCGTCGGCGGTGTCGAGACGCCCCGAGTCCGTGCCGTGCTGGACCTGGTCCCGAAGGAGGTCCCGGTCGGGCTGGTGATTTGCTCGGCACGGACCTACACGCGGGCCTACCAGGAGACTATGCAGCAGTACGCCGCGGAGGAGATCCCGGTCTGGGGCACCATCCCGGAGCGGGTCTCGATCACCGCCGGCCCGACCGGACCACTCGCCGAGGACGGCCTGGAGTCCTACCGCAAGGTCTGGCGCAAGATCCTGGCGGCCGCTCGCAGCTGA
- a CDS encoding cytochrome d ubiquinol oxidase subunit II, whose translation MSSPEAADAAHAVARQHRRAQALVSVVYLGLPLAFLVVTVVIAVTRSPFDWPAVVFPTLLLALGWFLRRRQRYQVGRWTTVGAWFGGLAVLYVGFFSLVFDVRWLAAAILPAALVCAFLGALLGRAGQRALMVPLRPELAGTQYELVLPLRGVLLTTLEIGTSSVTVRARFFGNPPGGREAARRTYELSEVTGVFAASLSGSERLKFPIALPVKVVGSAGPALILQARGEDWVLPLGAADAVADFLNGRVSAAKPTP comes from the coding sequence GTGAGTTCCCCCGAGGCGGCCGACGCGGCCCATGCAGTAGCCCGGCAACACCGTCGCGCGCAAGCATTGGTGAGCGTGGTCTATCTCGGTTTGCCGCTGGCGTTCCTGGTGGTGACCGTGGTGATCGCGGTGACTCGGTCGCCCTTCGACTGGCCTGCCGTGGTGTTCCCGACGCTGCTGCTGGCGCTGGGCTGGTTCCTGCGAAGGCGGCAGCGGTACCAGGTCGGGCGGTGGACCACGGTCGGCGCCTGGTTCGGTGGGCTGGCCGTGCTGTACGTCGGGTTCTTCTCGCTGGTGTTCGACGTTCGGTGGCTGGCTGCGGCCATCCTGCCCGCTGCGCTGGTCTGCGCGTTCTTGGGTGCGCTTCTCGGACGTGCTGGTCAGCGCGCGCTCATGGTGCCGCTGCGGCCTGAGCTCGCCGGCACGCAGTACGAGCTGGTTCTGCCGTTGCGCGGAGTGCTGCTGACCACGCTGGAGATCGGTACCTCGAGCGTGACTGTGCGGGCACGGTTTTTCGGTAATCCGCCGGGCGGGCGCGAGGCTGCGCGGCGTACCTATGAGCTGTCGGAGGTAACCGGAGTCTTCGCCGCCTCTCTCAGCGGCTCCGAGCGGCTGAAGTTCCCGATTGCGCTGCCGGTCAAGGTCGTTGGCTCGGCGGGACCGGCGCTGATCCTGCAGGCCCGTGGCGAGGACTGGGTCCTGCCCCTCGGCGCCGCCGACGCCGTCGCCGACTTCCTCAACGGCCGAGTCAGCGCAGCAAAGCCGACGCCCTGA
- a CDS encoding quaternary amine ABC transporter ATP-binding protein, which translates to MTAQLEYPDPLASDALLSIQDLWKVFGPKADRVPRRPDLARLDRKDLYQQTGCTAAVRDLSFDVAPGEVFVVMGLSGSGKSTLVRCLTRLIEPTAGSIYFEGEDLRAADEKRLRTLRRSKFSMVFQHFGLLPHRKVIDNVSYGLEVRGESKPDRRRRAQEVIDLVGLAGNEQLYPEQLSGGMQQRVGLARALANDPDVLLFDEPFSALDPLIRREMQTEVARLHREVGKTMVFITHDLSEALKLGDRILLMRDGAAVQLGTGDELVGAPADDYVREFVRDVPRADILTLRWIVRQPRPDEQLDGPELGPDVLVREATRLVLESDRPVKVVAEGQLLGVIDDEAILAVVADPDPSASRPQDG; encoded by the coding sequence GTGACCGCTCAGCTCGAGTACCCCGATCCATTGGCGTCGGACGCGCTGCTCTCGATCCAGGACCTGTGGAAGGTGTTCGGGCCGAAGGCGGACCGCGTACCGCGACGTCCCGACCTCGCGCGCCTGGACCGCAAGGACCTCTACCAGCAGACCGGCTGTACGGCGGCCGTCCGCGACCTCAGCTTCGACGTCGCCCCCGGTGAGGTCTTCGTCGTCATGGGCCTGTCGGGGTCCGGCAAGTCGACGCTGGTCCGCTGCCTGACCCGGCTGATCGAGCCGACCGCGGGCAGCATCTACTTCGAGGGCGAGGATCTCCGGGCCGCCGACGAGAAGCGGCTCCGGACGCTGCGGCGGAGCAAGTTCTCGATGGTGTTCCAGCACTTCGGCCTACTGCCGCACCGCAAGGTGATCGACAACGTCTCCTACGGGCTGGAGGTGCGCGGCGAGAGCAAGCCCGACCGCCGCCGCCGGGCGCAGGAGGTGATCGACCTCGTCGGTCTGGCCGGCAACGAGCAGCTGTACCCCGAGCAGTTGTCGGGCGGCATGCAGCAGCGGGTCGGCCTGGCCCGCGCGCTCGCCAACGACCCCGACGTCCTGCTGTTCGACGAGCCGTTCTCCGCGCTCGACCCGCTGATCCGGCGCGAGATGCAGACCGAGGTCGCCCGGCTGCACCGCGAGGTCGGCAAGACGATGGTGTTCATCACCCACGACCTGTCCGAGGCGCTCAAGCTCGGCGACCGCATCCTGTTGATGCGTGACGGCGCCGCGGTCCAGCTCGGCACCGGCGACGAGCTGGTCGGGGCGCCGGCCGACGACTACGTCCGCGAGTTCGTCCGCGACGTGCCGCGGGCCGACATCCTCACGCTGCGCTGGATCGTCCGGCAGCCGCGGCCGGACGAGCAGTTGGACGGCCCCGAGCTCGGTCCCGACGTACTGGTCCGTGAGGCGACCCGGCTGGTGCTGGAGTCCGACCGCCCGGTCAAGGTCGTTGCCGAAGGCCAGCTCCTCGGCGTCATCGACGACGAGGCGATCCTGGCCGTCGTGGCGGATCCGGACCCGTCCGCGTCGCGCCCCCAAGACGGCTGA